GAAAACCAATTTTCCACCTATAAAGTCAAAGTTTATAAACAATGAATAGCATATTCTCAAGAATGAATAGCATTTTCTCCTATTCAAGCACAAATAATCAGTCATAGACACTTTTTGCTTTTATGCTAAGtactaaataattaatttcattcaaacatTAATTTCGTTCAAACTATGGAAAGTGTTTGCAACAAACCAAGGTGGCACAAAAAAGTAGGAAAAAAAGTTATTCTCATTAAATCGCTGCACCTTATCAACTTACCTAGGAGCATTTTTCAATACTTCAAATTCTTCTTCAGTGGGCAACGCACGCCCAAAAACATCTTTTGGCCTCGGTTTTTTACCAGGCTCCCTACCGACGGTGCTTGATGATTCTGGTGGCCTGCAAGAGGAAGAGAAATCTTACTACCTTGGGTGGGTGGGAGAGGGGACACTTCAAATCATGCCCATTGAATATTTGTTTTCCACTTCCATAAGAAAAACAAGAACGAATTCCATAAGCATGATATAGGTGAAGTACCTTTCATTTGCAGAGCTATCTATGGGCAGATCCTGAGAGGGGTTATCTCCCTCTTGTTTCTTCCTGTCATCAGCAATTTCTGCAGCTTTTGCACTTTCAGCATTGTAACCAGGAGGTCGTACATACATGAAACTGACCGCTTTCATCATCTCCAACTAATCATCAAACAAAGGTTCCAGAGTCCATGAAAAAAAATTCTCCATAAGTAATAAGCAAAGTAAGTTCGTCAGTTAATAAATGGAAGGAAATTTATAGACTACTATCTATTCTCGCAAATAAACTACAAAAGCTGTCCTCAGAATCGAAGTGTAGACAGAACAACATTGGGAGACCCGTTTGAACCATgccatcatcatcttcaagaTCGAGCTCCGCATAGCAACTGTCAATAGCGGAGTTCTTTTGTTCCATAAACTATAGAGATGTGAAACTTAAACGAATTGAGAAAACCATTCTCACAAAAACctaaccaagaaatataggaaAAACGCTCTCCAATTTGCTTCATAAGAAACCAGAAAGTGGAAGAACGAATGAAAAGTGAGTTCAAAATGACTAAATGTCACTTACCTATACAAACTTCACAAAAATACGAAATGAGAACTACTTCAAATCAAGGTGTATATGTCAGaaagctaaaaaaaaaagatagataaaaaccttttccttctctttcttggAGACCAGAGCAGTCTGGCGAAAGAACTCCTGCTCTTGAGCATACTGAAAACAGAAAATTTTACCGATTTCAAGAGAAAACGAAGAAGAAAATTCTCGAGTTCGATCAATATAAATGAAGCATATAATTGACCTCTCGAGCAACTTCCTCGGCGCGCTTCTCTCGCTGTGAGTGAGTCTGCTCGGCGATCCATTTGCGGCGCTGATTAGGGTACGAGAGAGGATGCCATGGCTTCTGGTTGAGATAGGAATGGCTCCAGGCGGTGCCGGCTTTGGTCTTGTAATCGACTTCGCCGGATCCAGCTTTGTCGGAGAACCTTTTGCTTAGCCTAATCCCTCCTCCTTCTTCGCCGTCCATTCTCCGTCGTCGTCGTGGCCGCCGTAAATTCCACGCTTCGTCGTCCGACCACAAAGTTGATAGTTCGGCGGTTCGCTTATTGCTCCGCCGTGCTTTTCAAGTTCGATCATGTGGCCCATTGACTTAATTTGAGCTCAATAATTCATCATGGGCCTAAGCCAAGTAATAACCAATTTGGGCCTCAAAATGCGGCTGTGGCCTATTCATTACCAATTCAGCCATTTTTCATTTACGGTACAAAACTCAGTCTCAAGCGTAAAGTTGTGATTAGATAATTGCTATAATAATGATAAAATCGACATTAATCCAATCAAAAGTATAATgcatttctttaaaaaaaataataaaaataacaaattggAGATCGTTATTACAATGGGCCATAATTTTGCATGGATGGATTAGAAGATCTGTGTGCAACTCGTTCACTATTAGGAGACATAAGCATCCAAATTCCTTTTGTGGGGAATTACATGAACTGACAAATTTAGAGGGGTGTGTTTGATCTTTAACAAAAATCGAATTTATTAAGTTTTATAACAATTCTCGTGAAGTGTATATGCCACGATTTTTCATGAATATATTCTCTAATAAGTACCGGATATGTGTTTCAAGCCTAACGGACTTAAGAGAAATGTACATAGTTTGCTCCcattgaattttgaattgtttattTTATACCAATATACCAAATACTCCTCGACTAACTTGaagatttgatttattttattttttattttatatacatatatatatatatataaataaagatcctgttttttatttttttgatttacAAACTTGAATAGTTagcttttcttttccaaaaatattaaaaacgTCTCATTAACCAACTtctacacacacacacacacacaaaaaaaaaaaaaaaaaaaaaaaaaaaaaaaaaagaagaagaagaagaagaagaaagagagagtaGAAGTTTCGGTTGTTTGATTTATCTGTCAAACTAACTCAACATCAGAATCTTTATCCATCTGATTTTGCAGCACCCCAGCCTGAGAAAGGCTGGTGTTGAACTAAAAAAGTTGAAACCTACACAATTTTTGGTCTTATTGATTGGATGGCTTGGCATTCTTCGATCTTTTCTTCGGCTTCTTCTTCAAGCATTTTCCTGGATATAATTTGATATCTGATCTGCCAACAGATATCATTTTCAGTGCAAATGTAATCAAGATGGGGTTCATAATATGCTATCTTTCACTATATAGTAAAAATAATGTCCTAAAATTATTATCTCAAATACTGGTGAGGCAGAAAGAAATTACCTAATTGCTTTCTCAAGAAGTGGCTGTTCTTTGTTAATCATGTGGAGATGCCTTTGTCAAGACAAAAAATTTAAGGGATGGCAAACAAGAATTCAAGCTTAAATCCCCCTGGGAATTGCCTATTCGACACCACCTTTCAAATATTTGAGGCCTCCTTCAGATTGCAGAACCATAAAACGACAGCACAAGAAGCCATACCGAGCTCGCAACCCTACTTGAACAGGACCTTGTTTTATAGGTTGTACAATTGTGTTCTTGAGTTCTAAGAGGGTATATCAAACACAATGGTTTCCCTTCGTACAGTATTTCATCAAATCTATGAGATGCAATTGATTTGGCTGCTTGATCCAATTTTTTCGGTATTAGGTTAACAAAAACCAACCagcattcatattacaaattaGATTTAGATCCAATGCTATACAAGATATCTATAAGTTTTGAAGCCTTAGCTTGATCATTCTTCAAACTTCCACAAATATTCTCAATCCCACCATCCTTGTTACCTCCGTTACCGAGGGAAGGAAAAGCACTAGATTTACCTTTATTCATGAAGGAATCATGTTTTGCAGCGAATGCCAATGTTGACAATAGTGCCCTCTGAGCTGATCTTGGTGTTCCTTTACTAATGCTAGAAGCTAAGCTATCAGAAAATTGACCTGAAGAAATTGGTGTACCTGGCGGCCTCAATAATACTGCACTTAAGCCTTCATGCTTATCCCACACGTTTCCCTTATTCTGTACAAATAAATCAGTACCTGCTTTCCAGTTGGAAGACGAGCTAACCAATTCGTTAGAAGCATAATTTCCAGTGGGAGACAAGAAGTTCGTCTGTTTGGGTGTTGTCATTTGCACATTCTTCAGTAGTTCATTGGAATCATGACCAGTTTTGGAAACAGCTTGAATCTGATTACCAGATGAAATAGGATCCCCATTGTCGCTTGAAGGAGTAGCTAAGTTCTCGCGGTTAGACTGTAATAAAGTTCTACCAAATGATAAAAAATTTATCCCCTTTGGTGCTGGGTTTGGCTGAATCTTCCTCGAGCTTTCATTTGATTTTTCTGCCGAACAAACCCTGCTTTGAGCTAACACATTTCCACATTCCACATTATCATTCTTCATCTGATAAGAACTGTCTGATGGCTTCCCAAAAGAGAGAAACTTAATTCCATTAGGCGGTGGTCCAGTCATTTTCTTCAGCAGAGCTCCTCCCAGTGGAGTTCTATTGCAAGAAGTTCCTGTGGAGTTGGGAACAGTAACAAGAATTTGCTTAAGGCGACCACTCATATTTGATTGCTTTTGAGTGTCCAAACTATCTGGTATTCCTGGTGGTTTGGATTCGGTTTTCAAATTCGGTGTACTAGTTGACTCTTGTGGCAAAATCTGTGACACATCAGCAAAATATTAACCAACCATAATGTAGCTAGACTAATAAAACCGAAAATCAAAGTAATCACATTTGAAAATGCAAAATGTATACCTTGTGTGAAAACATACAAGTATCCCCTCTAGGGCATGAACCGTTGGAAACAAAATTGGTACAAGAATACTTGGACAACTGATGATCAAATGGACAGTCACCACCTTTCATACATGAATGGCGTGCAAAATAACTACATGGCTGCAAGATCAATATCATTAATTTAGACAGAGAAAAGTCTCAGCCGAAGTAGGGAATAtgacagagagagagagaccattttttaaaacaaataatataGTCATTCCTGATTTCTGCAAAATAACCGAAGCGTGATAATCGATATGTTTATATGTTGGAAATAGTTAGGTAAAAGCTATTTAAGAAGCTAACTGGGAGCAAAGCTTTAGTCAAAGCAAACCATTCCAAAAATCAGGTAGAATAAGTTTAAGAGTGACCTAAAGCAACAAACATTTGTCAAGAACCACAACTTACGGTGGATTTCGTCAACGGAGTTGTATCATGGGAAAATTTACACTTGTCACCCTGAAAAATAAAAGGTGAACGGTCATATTAGTATGATCCAAAAATGACGACTTATAACaaagcaaataaaaaattaattacacAACCTCTTGGCACCTCCCCTTAACATAATGACGACAGTATACTACGGGCTTAGGCACTGTTACTGGATGTAGCTTCAACCTTTTGACACCAGCTTGTCTGTTCTTCTCAGCCCGCTTCTTCCTTTTTTGTATCTTGAGCATGTAATTGTCATAGTGagttagaaaaaataaaaaaaaaacacaccgCAGAAACAAGTGAATACCATGAAAGAGAAATATCGCCATAGGTAACTAAAGGAAATCGGACATTTCAAAACAATAGAAACATGAAAGAAGTAAtaataccttttttctttcttttttcccttctGATAATGGACCACGTTTTTTCTTATTGCAAACCCCAGTTTCCTGCCATGGAATGTTTTTAGAACAAAAATATCGACTGAATTTTGATCATTCATCACAATTACCAATATAAAGCCACATAGTTCACCATGGAAGAGATTGTCAATGTCTAAGAATGAAAATTGAATGTCTGTTGACACTTATCAAAATTCCAATcttaaacaaaattataatgAAAGTGAGAACCACATCGGTAATTACATATTAACCAAAACATTTACCATCAGAAAGAACTTGTGATTGCGAAACTTAAATAAGGCAAGATGTAGTTTAAACAAATTACTAtcacatatttatttatatacatGTTTCAATGCTAAAACCATAATAGTTAtcttatgacaaaaaatcccTCCTCTTAAATTCTTGATACTATATATCATAGTAATATATAATGCCATCAGGAAATACTGTATTGGAGCATGTATGCATGATACAGTCAAAAAGCTATAAACATAAAGATTAATGCAATGATGTTAACTTGAAATTACATAACAGTACCTTTTCTACAGATACAGTTTCTTTCCTTCCAGTGGCATGTTCTTCTGGAACTTGGCTGCAAAGGACTTGATTACTAAAACGGGCTGTAAAAGAATCTATATCCTTTTTTATTCCACTGTCTTTTTCAGTATATCCTCTTTCCTCTAAGATAAAACCACTCTGATCTTCATTTGTACTTGTCACCCTGTTTTCTGAAACAATGCTTTTATATTTACACGCATCCATGCCACTTTTGTTTTCTTTGGATTTGAATTCTTCTCTATTCTCATGACTTGCATACACGGCTTTGTCAAAGAATAAGGAAACAGGCTTGTTTGCTTCTTCGTCAGCTTGAATAAAAGGTAGCTTACTTCTATTCAATGTCTCTTCTG
This region of Cucumis melo cultivar AY chromosome 7, USDA_Cmelo_AY_1.0, whole genome shotgun sequence genomic DNA includes:
- the LOC103487622 gene encoding uncharacterized protein LOC103487622 isoform X2, which encodes MRQATVEPSWQEVIKDSVRVETGDLAIEKATVVEDKHAQDFKVMDFIRDMPIVERSDNVSDQRRTLKARSEDNHCVYEENRTNEAEAEHIVEGNKMFFDDNSCSNVRTSIQTNGGNDQISPENLQEEIVEHQHVMEEEDAGSIVQKLSGTLLSLDGHMIQEASKQEEGNQENILSIVDKDMHKLTENCPKELKSESIVCKPDLEREKSYISSIVEVMDVDDKEQCSENDFGPNPSSMNKETPSGIYELCKNSEDKAITVDIGTSKVEHTMLPKAMEMDKYMTENGDIEEGEICGETNEISEDPAVLNEKVFGIQISEETLNRSKLPFIQADEEANKPVSLFFDKAVYASHENREEFKSKENKSGMDACKYKSIVSENRVTSTNEDQSGFILEERGYTEKDSGIKKDIDSFTARFSNQVLCSQVPEEHATGRKETVSVEKETGVCNKKKRGPLSEGKKERKKIQKRKKRAEKNRQAGVKRLKLHPVTVPKPVVYCRHYVKGRCQEGDKCKFSHDTTPLTKSTPCSYFARHSCMKGGDCPFDHQLSKYSCTNFVSNGSCPRGDTCMFSHKILPQESTSTPNLKTESKPPGIPDSLDTQKQSNMSGRLKQILVTVPNSTGTSCNRTPLGGALLKKMTGPPPNGIKFLSFGKPSDSSYQMKNDNVECGNVLAQSRVCSAEKSNESSRKIQPNPAPKGINFLSFGRTLLQSNRENLATPSSDNGDPISSGNQIQAVSKTGHDSNELLKNVQMTTPKQTNFLSPTGNYASNELVSSSSNWKAGTDLFVQNKGNVWDKHEGLSAVLLRPPGTPISSGQFSDSLASSISKGTPRSAQRALLSTLAFAAKHDSFMNKGKSSAFPSLGNGGNKDGGIENICGSLKNDQAKASKLIDILYSIGSKSNL
- the LOC103487622 gene encoding uncharacterized protein LOC103487622 isoform X1, which translates into the protein MEETPKLVESKLLFPPHRRLSETYRTLVQILSPFCENADVSLATEFDPQQLRAAYSSHMRQATVEPSWQEVIKDSVRVETGDLAIEKATVVEDKHAQDFKVMDFIRDMPIVERSDNVSDQRRTLKARSEDNHCVYEENRTNEAEAEHIVEGNKMFFDDNSCSNVRTSIQTNGGNDQISPENLQEEIVEHQHVMEEEDAGSIVQKLSGTLLSLDGHMIQEASKQEEGNQENILSIVDKDMHKLTENCPKELKSESIVCKPDLEREKSYISSIVEVMDVDDKEQCSENDFGPNPSSMNKETPSGIYELCKNSEDKAITVDIGTSKVEHTMLPKAMEMDKYMTENGDIEEGEICGETNEISEDPAVLNEKVFGIQISEETLNRSKLPFIQADEEANKPVSLFFDKAVYASHENREEFKSKENKSGMDACKYKSIVSENRVTSTNEDQSGFILEERGYTEKDSGIKKDIDSFTARFSNQVLCSQVPEEHATGRKETVSVEKETGVCNKKKRGPLSEGKKERKKIQKRKKRAEKNRQAGVKRLKLHPVTVPKPVVYCRHYVKGRCQEGDKCKFSHDTTPLTKSTPCSYFARHSCMKGGDCPFDHQLSKYSCTNFVSNGSCPRGDTCMFSHKILPQESTSTPNLKTESKPPGIPDSLDTQKQSNMSGRLKQILVTVPNSTGTSCNRTPLGGALLKKMTGPPPNGIKFLSFGKPSDSSYQMKNDNVECGNVLAQSRVCSAEKSNESSRKIQPNPAPKGINFLSFGRTLLQSNRENLATPSSDNGDPISSGNQIQAVSKTGHDSNELLKNVQMTTPKQTNFLSPTGNYASNELVSSSSNWKAGTDLFVQNKGNVWDKHEGLSAVLLRPPGTPISSGQFSDSLASSISKGTPRSAQRALLSTLAFAAKHDSFMNKGKSSAFPSLGNGGNKDGGIENICGSLKNDQAKASKLIDILYSIGSKSNL